A stretch of DNA from Lotus japonicus ecotype B-129 chromosome 4, LjGifu_v1.2:
taacatatatttttatttattttttcagcaGGTAATAGTTACCTCTTATAACAGGTTAAATTGGCTCTTGCATGGTGCAAGACCTAGAGAGCACTTGCACCCTAGAGGCCTCCTCCCTCTGGtgcttttgtgtttgttttcttCAAGAAGCTTGAAATGCATGTTGGGTTTTAGGGAATTGTTGTGGGGTTACGTTTGCTCAGACAAAGAGGCTTTATCAAGGTAGCCATTGACTCAAACTAAGCATGTAGTATTCATCAGTTAAGAGCAGGGTGTACTAGTTCTTATTCTTGTGCGTCGTTGGTGACGTAGATTCAAAGCCTAATCGTTGAGTTCTGTTGTTTAGGGTCATGCTCTCAATGAGATCGATACCAACCTGAGGTTAAGTTAATAGAACTGTCGGTCAAGTTCACCAAAGTAAGGTTGGCACCTCAAGTGCTAGTTACATAAGAATCTGCCAAAGGTTAAACACTCCCATCTATATTCACTTAAGACTCTATATATATACACTAAGTTAAACATTACTCATAATTGCTATCATATTGCTCTTATTGACTTACAGAACCTGACAGTCAAAATGCCTTTTACAGGTATCCCTCAGTGAATTCTCATTGCTCCATTGTGCACTCAATCATTACCATAAATACCACCATCGTTTACCACCACCATTGAACAAGGAATTTCCCAGCATATATTCATGGGAAGAACACTCCATGATCCCTCGCTCTTTAGTTGGCTAAAGCTGAGAAGGTTAGGCGGGTTGGTGGATTGGATACCCCAACTAAAACTGGTAAAAATGAGAAGTTAAATGGCTAGCTTCGTTTGGCACAGCTAAGATTACTGAGACCCTATAATTATCGTTTTCTTCTCGTTTGATTCATCATATATGTTGATCCTTTAGCCTAAAAGAATCGAAGGTGATAAGTTCAGATTAACTTATCGAGCCACTAATCTTTTACTATGAATCATTGTTTTTGTTACAAAAGTGGTAGAACGGAGAGAAAACACCTCCAGACTACCGGGCAGAACGCCAATGACATGTTGGGAAGACCAACAGAGCTAATTTGAATCATTGTTGATATTTTTTCAGACAAAACTGATTTTCTTTCAAGATCtctaataggaaaaaaaatcaagactTTCACATTCTTCCCAAAAGACTATTGCGTGAAGAATATCAATTATAAATGATGTTATAACATCATTTCTCCTTTTGTATATCCTTTTTCTGGTTCAAAATTTTGCTTCTTGAAAATGGGAACCTGTTTACTGAAAGAAAACTGCATATTAGGAAAATAATAACGTATGCGTAATGTGGTTCTAAGTCGTAAATCCTAATATATGATTTATTCTAGCATCTTGGTAGCCAATTACTTTAATGATGGCATCATGTAGGATTATTAAAAGCTATGTTCAATATTAGATGGAAGGGAAATAGATACCTTCTGAAATCCTGAGTATGAACTGAGCACTTTTATACAGTGAGCACCTCAGTTGTAGTCTTGTAGATATAATGATCTGGggagaattaattttttttaatagaaacAGATATGAATTATCATGAAATATATCAACCACCTGACATAACATGAGCAATGGCAATGTAAAAAGTGGTAGTTATCCTATATGCCATTCAGTAAACATGCAAATCAGGAAGACCATACAACCAAAACTTACCTCTCAGTAGTTTCTATCCTCTGGGGGGGGCAGCACAATTTAACTTTTTCTGTAGGAGACAAGAACACGTGAGTCATTTTCATGAAGCAAGGAGAAGTTTTTGTGGACAATACAAGGTATAAGTCATACATTTATTATCAATTTAAATACAAAGTGCACCCATGTCAGGTGTCACAGAGTCACAAGGTGCTTCCGCTTTTGCAGAAATCCCTTTCTTTCCTTGCTTCCTTTCTTTTCTTCCCCTTTTGGAGTCATCTGCTTGGTTACTGAAACAAGAATTGGTCACGCCACATTAAAATCATATACTTGTACTGGATTACATTTTTTATAGTACACAAAACTATGTCAGCAAACTTAAAATCCAGGGACATCATGTGAGATCCCTGAAAAAGAAACCTTCTAAACATTCTATAGACATTATCTGAATAGTTTTAAGTTTGAAACTTGAAACTGGACTATACAAGAAAGTAGTACGATGCATACACTACAAATTTAGCAGATTGTCTCCCCAAGGTAGTTCCACAACAAGATTTGTATTTCTTTTTTGAACCACAAGGGCAGACCTTGTTTCTAGGAATCTTCTGTAGTGAGCTCTACAAATAAGGAGCAGCAAGAACAACAAAAAAGAGTGTCAAAGGGGATGATAATACTAGAACTGCAAGCTTGAACAGCATATTTATTTTGGATCATGCCCCCTCCCCCAGACATAAAACACCAATGAACCAAAGTAGAAAATACAAAACCTTGTCATTTTTTGGCAATGTGATATTGTCATTGGTCTTACTGGAGCTGTTGTTTGATTCATCATCAGAGCTGTCCTCTAACAAGTCTTCTTTGTGTTGGTCATGATTCTTATTTTCATCATGACCTATACATCATAGAAATTTGAGATAAGagttaaaatagaataaaaacctatctttcTTTTCTACTAATCATAATTTTGATGCTAAATGGTAATGAATTAACACAAACATGTATGAATCCGCGAAGACATAATATACtagaaaagtaaaaataaaaaaattaccaatTCTGGACAGAAATATATGTTTCATGTTCGTTTTTCCTCTAAAAGTACAGAAAGAGCGCAATACATTGACTATACATTACCAGAAGTAGTAACCTGACCAGGAAGGGAATCAGGCTTTGTAGAGCACTCTTCTGTTCCTTGTTCAGCTATTAGAAACTCTATCGCAGCATCAACATCTCCATTTACCTGCTCTAGAATCTGGGACAAGATAGacatattttaatatttgtcaagtTAATTTCTAGAAAAGGCAGCAACTTGCAAGAAATGTCCCTGTACCCAAATATTAGTCCTACAATACAAACATACAAACAGACACAAGGTCTGCAATCATTCACCTGTTCCACTTTTGCAGTGTTGTCGCATCCAGTTCCAGCCATAACCAACTTTATGGACCCTA
This window harbors:
- the LOC130713998 gene encoding OVARIAN TUMOR DOMAIN-containing deubiquitinating enzyme 7 isoform X3, whose protein sequence is MVVKHILDNREMFEPFIEDEVPFDEYCQSMQTDGTWAGHMELQAASLVTHSNICIHRNMFPRWYIRNFDDRGAHMIHLSYHDGEHYNSVRLKDDPCDGPARSILIKADADLSAPSHQTKVTANKTCRQAGREVLQLGSIKLVMAGTGCDNTAKVEQILEQVNGDVDAAIEFLIAEQGTEECSTKPDSLPGQVTTSGHDENKNHDQHKEDLLEDSSDDESNNSSSKTNDNITLPKNDKSSLQKIPRNKVCPCGSKKKYKSCCGTTLGRQSAKFVVNQADDSKRGRKERKQGKKGISAKAEAPCDSVTPDMGALCI